A genomic region of Leptotrichia hofstadii contains the following coding sequences:
- the accC gene encoding acetyl-CoA carboxylase biotin carboxylase subunit: MFKKILIANRGEIAVRIIRAARELGVATVAVYSEADKDSLHVKLADEAVCIGTASSADSYLKIPNIISAAQITGSEAIHPGYGFLAENQRFAEICDKNEIVFIGPKPELISMMGDKATARETAIKHKVPITKGSDGIVPTVEEAKKVAEWITYPVMIKATAGGGGKGMRIAHDEKELVENYIAAQNEAKAAFGNPDVYIEKYVEEPRHVEIQVVGDKFGNVVHLGERDCSIQRRHQKLIEESPSAGIDAKTREKMGKFAAKLAKGIGYDSVGTLEFLVDKNMNFYFMEMNTRIQVEHTVSEEITGVDLIKEQIRVAAGEKLSISQKDININGHVIECRINAEDSENGFLPSSGVLETYIPSGGIGVRIDSHSYQGYEIPPYYDSMIAKLIVKGKDREEAIVRMKRALKEFIIEGVDTTIPFHLKVLENQEFKNGTIYTNFIETHFKDALGK, encoded by the coding sequence ATGTTTAAAAAAATATTAATAGCAAACAGAGGAGAAATTGCTGTCAGAATAATTAGGGCAGCAAGGGAATTAGGAGTAGCAACTGTTGCAGTTTATTCAGAAGCTGATAAGGATTCGCTTCATGTAAAGCTTGCTGACGAGGCTGTCTGTATCGGAACTGCCAGCAGTGCGGACTCGTATCTAAAAATACCGAACATTATTTCAGCTGCCCAAATTACTGGAAGTGAGGCCATTCATCCAGGATACGGATTTTTAGCAGAAAATCAGAGATTTGCTGAAATATGTGATAAAAACGAAATCGTATTTATCGGTCCAAAACCTGAACTGATCAGCATGATGGGAGATAAGGCAACGGCGAGGGAAACTGCCATAAAGCACAAAGTCCCAATAACAAAAGGATCGGATGGAATTGTGCCAACTGTAGAAGAAGCCAAGAAAGTTGCAGAATGGATAACTTATCCCGTTATGATAAAAGCAACTGCAGGCGGTGGCGGAAAAGGAATGAGAATTGCCCATGATGAAAAGGAACTTGTGGAAAATTACATTGCCGCCCAAAATGAGGCAAAAGCTGCATTTGGAAATCCAGATGTCTACATAGAAAAATATGTTGAAGAGCCAAGACACGTAGAAATACAAGTTGTTGGAGATAAATTTGGAAATGTAGTTCATTTAGGGGAAAGAGACTGCTCTATTCAAAGACGGCATCAAAAATTAATAGAGGAATCGCCATCAGCAGGAATTGATGCAAAAACACGTGAAAAAATGGGAAAATTTGCCGCAAAACTTGCAAAAGGTATTGGATATGACAGCGTTGGAACATTGGAATTTCTTGTTGACAAAAACATGAATTTCTATTTTATGGAAATGAATACAAGAATTCAGGTAGAACACACAGTAAGTGAAGAAATTACTGGGGTTGACCTGATAAAAGAGCAAATAAGAGTAGCTGCGGGAGAAAAATTAAGCATTTCTCAAAAAGATATAAATATAAATGGACATGTAATAGAATGCAGAATAAATGCAGAAGATTCTGAAAATGGTTTCCTGCCGTCTTCAGGAGTTCTGGAAACATACATTCCGTCAGGTGGAATTGGAGTCAGAATTGATTCTCATTCTTATCAGGGTTATGAAATCCCGCCTTACTACGATTCAATGATAGCGAAACTTATCGTAAAAGGAAAAGACAGGGAAGAAGCTATTGTAAGAATGAAACGTGCTTTAAAGGAATTTATCATTGAAGGCGTTGACACAACTATACCATTCCACTTAAAAGTTCTTGAAAACCAGGAATTTAAAAATGGAACAATTTACACAAATTTTATTGAAACACACTTTAAGGACGCACTTGGTAAATAA
- the nusB gene encoding transcription antitermination factor NusB has translation MTRREIREEIFKLLFEYELIDNDIEKRINETIAEENLKRDEEIDFLRSYITEIIENKDILTDRIRQVLDGWTYERLGTIEKVLLKISFYEITIKDIGYEIAINEVLEIAKKYSYNDTKDFLNGILAKLVQNIKDEKQK, from the coding sequence ATGACACGACGAGAAATTAGGGAAGAAATATTTAAACTTCTTTTTGAATACGAGTTAATTGACAATGATATTGAAAAAAGAATAAATGAAACAATTGCAGAAGAAAACTTAAAAAGGGATGAAGAAATTGACTTTTTAAGAAGCTATATTACTGAAATAATTGAAAATAAGGATATTCTAACTGACAGAATAAGGCAAGTACTGGACGGTTGGACTTATGAACGTTTGGGAACTATAGAAAAAGTTTTGTTAAAAATATCTTTTTATGAAATTACTATAAAAGACATAGGATATGAAATAGCGATTAATGAAGTTCTTGAAATTGCAAAAAAATATTCCTACAATGATACCAAAGACTTTTTAAACGGAATTCTTGCAAAATTAGTACAAAATATTAAAGATGAAAAACAAAAATAA
- a CDS encoding ferritin has product MKLNKELEVLLNNQINMELAAAYQYQAMAAYFDERALEGFANWMGNQAKEEIEHSKKFYEYVLKRNGKIEFLGLDKPKMDFTSVREVFEAALAHEEAVTASIENIHKLARELGDYGAEVFLNEFAEEQEEEEEQAQKFLDKIISLDVDNNNATLYLLDKEMGKRD; this is encoded by the coding sequence ATGAAATTAAATAAAGAATTGGAAGTTTTATTAAATAATCAAATAAATATGGAATTAGCAGCGGCTTATCAATATCAAGCTATGGCTGCATACTTTGACGAAAGAGCATTAGAAGGTTTTGCAAACTGGATGGGAAATCAAGCAAAAGAGGAAATAGAACATTCAAAAAAATTTTATGAGTATGTATTAAAAAGAAATGGAAAAATTGAATTTTTGGGATTAGATAAGCCTAAAATGGACTTTACATCAGTAAGAGAAGTATTTGAAGCTGCTCTTGCACATGAAGAAGCTGTTACAGCCTCTATTGAGAATATTCACAAGCTTGCAAGAGAACTAGGAGATTATGGTGCAGAAGTATTCTTGAATGAATTTGCTGAAGAGCAGGAAGAAGAAGAGGAACAAGCTCAAAAATTCCTTGATAAGATTATTTCACTTGATGTTGACAATAATAACGCTACGTTATATTTATTAGACAAGGAAATGGGGAAAAGAGACTAA
- a CDS encoding Fur family transcriptional regulator: MHIENVGDYLKKNGIKPSVQRMKIFQYLLDHHTHPTVDDIFQNLSPEMPTLSKITVYNTLNIFVSNNIIQEIIIEENEVRYDVVTEDHGHFKCKNCGEIIDFDVNLSKFDLSKLGNVEIDEIHFYIKGTCEKCLEKKN; this comes from the coding sequence ATGCATATAGAAAACGTTGGCGACTATTTAAAGAAAAATGGAATAAAACCTTCAGTACAAAGAATGAAAATATTTCAATATCTGCTGGATCATCATACACATCCAACAGTCGACGATATTTTTCAGAATTTATCTCCTGAAATGCCTACTTTATCAAAAATTACAGTGTATAACACGTTAAATATATTTGTCAGTAATAACATTATTCAAGAAATTATTATTGAAGAAAATGAAGTGAGATACGATGTAGTGACGGAGGATCATGGACATTTCAAATGTAAAAATTGTGGAGAAATAATAGATTTTGATGTAAATTTATCAAAATTCGATTTATCAAAATTGGGTAATGTGGAAATTGATGAAATACATTTCTACATAAAAGGTACTTGCGAAAAATGTTTAGAAAAGAAAAATTAG
- a CDS encoding Asp23/Gls24 family envelope stress response protein has protein sequence MNELGNVNISQEVVATIAESVVSEIEGVNSLVGGTSKNEIVKFFQNVSSGGKGIEVEVGETECTLDLYIVAKMGYKLPALAGEIQTKVVKAITEMTGLKVQEVNVYIQKIVKEDKKEVVQTPIAETAEIEE, from the coding sequence ATGAACGAATTAGGAAATGTAAATATATCGCAGGAAGTGGTAGCAACAATTGCAGAGTCAGTAGTATCAGAGATTGAAGGAGTAAACAGCCTTGTTGGCGGAACTTCTAAAAATGAAATTGTTAAATTTTTCCAAAATGTATCTTCAGGCGGAAAAGGCATTGAAGTGGAAGTTGGAGAAACTGAATGTACGCTAGATTTATACATTGTAGCAAAAATGGGATACAAATTACCTGCATTAGCTGGAGAAATCCAAACAAAAGTAGTAAAAGCGATTACTGAAATGACAGGATTAAAAGTTCAGGAAGTTAATGTCTACATTCAAAAAATTGTAAAAGAAGATAAAAAAGAAGTTGTTCAGACACCTATAGCAGAAACAGCAGAAATTGAAGAATAA
- a CDS encoding acetyl-CoA carboxylase biotin carboxyl carrier protein: MELKDIQELMKVLKKEDIAELKVRYGKVKLTLTNSENTNITNKAVPITEKVEKKAPKSVLPKEEIVKSSNVGKIKLVSSKPGTLVKKGQILAKINTIGIDSDVKSTVNGILKEVLVADGSPVDFAKELFKIEIS; encoded by the coding sequence ATGGAACTTAAAGATATTCAGGAATTGATGAAAGTTCTAAAGAAAGAAGACATAGCGGAACTGAAAGTAAGATACGGAAAAGTAAAACTTACATTAACAAATTCTGAAAACACAAATATCACAAACAAAGCAGTGCCCATAACAGAAAAGGTAGAAAAAAAAGCTCCTAAATCTGTATTGCCAAAAGAAGAAATTGTCAAGTCAAGTAATGTAGGCAAAATAAAGCTCGTAAGTTCAAAACCTGGAACTTTGGTTAAAAAAGGTCAGATTCTTGCAAAAATAAATACAATAGGAATTGACAGTGATGTAAAGTCTACTGTAAATGGTATTTTGAAGGAAGTGCTAGTAGCAGATGGCTCACCAGTTGACTTTGCAAAAGAACTATTTAAAATTGAAATCAGTTAA
- the amaP gene encoding alkaline shock response membrane anchor protein AmaP, with protein sequence MIAILGFLARLSVILGFLGIAFSSISDMLFRTDYLGQLDNFIDLSSLNFKVLVGLLSIIYLVIFLLSYLNKLTKYSQNRKVKNKNGEIEVSIKTINETSKDFLSGQEIIKNSKVRSYPKGKSVVIEATVDTYNVDNLNEKLAEIQNKLSDYVFQSTGITVKKSKVKLKKVLGETIVEKKIIDSPSVQKEEVKKEKNIENDILTSDNNSQNDISTAGKEN encoded by the coding sequence ATGATTGCAATATTAGGATTTTTAGCAAGACTGTCTGTCATACTTGGGTTTCTTGGTATCGCGTTCTCAAGCATTTCAGATATGCTGTTCAGAACGGATTATTTAGGGCAGCTTGACAATTTTATTGATTTAAGCAGTCTGAACTTCAAGGTTTTAGTTGGATTGTTGTCAATAATTTATTTAGTTATATTTTTACTTTCTTATCTTAACAAGCTTACAAAATATTCTCAAAATAGAAAAGTGAAAAATAAAAATGGAGAAATTGAAGTTTCCATAAAAACAATAAATGAAACATCAAAAGACTTTCTAAGCGGACAGGAAATTATAAAAAATTCAAAAGTAAGATCATATCCGAAAGGAAAGTCGGTTGTTATCGAAGCTACTGTGGACACTTACAACGTTGACAACTTAAATGAGAAACTGGCAGAAATTCAAAACAAATTATCTGATTATGTTTTTCAGTCAACTGGAATCACAGTAAAAAAAAGTAAGGTAAAATTGAAAAAAGTTTTAGGTGAAACAATTGTTGAGAAAAAGATTATTGATTCTCCGTCTGTTCAAAAAGAAGAAGTAAAAAAAGAGAAAAATATTGAAAATGACATTCTGACTAGCGATAATAATTCACAAAATGATATTTCCACAGCTGGAAAGGAAAATTAA
- the coaE gene encoding dephospho-CoA kinase (Dephospho-CoA kinase (CoaE) performs the final step in coenzyme A biosynthesis.), which yields MKKVVIGLTGGIGTGKSTVSQILQRKGYKVIDLDVISHEVIKFPKVVEKIVQNFGREILESDDFGKYNISREKLGKIIFENKEKRLILNSIMHPEILRAMREEILEYKKESKIVFVEIQLLFEVQWEKEFDYILLVSAEKDTQVKRILNRDRRSEEEALNIINSQMSLNEKKKRSDYIIENDGNIQDLEKKIDEFLKKVEFENKTEKIE from the coding sequence ATGAAGAAAGTGGTTATTGGGCTTACAGGTGGAATTGGAACAGGTAAAAGTACAGTTAGCCAAATTTTGCAAAGGAAAGGATACAAAGTAATTGATTTAGATGTAATTTCTCATGAAGTTATTAAATTTCCTAAGGTTGTGGAAAAAATTGTACAAAACTTTGGAAGAGAAATTTTAGAAAGTGATGATTTTGGAAAATACAATATTTCACGTGAAAAGTTAGGGAAAATTATTTTTGAAAATAAGGAAAAAAGGCTTATTTTAAATTCCATTATGCATCCAGAAATTTTACGTGCTATGCGGGAGGAAATTTTAGAATATAAAAAAGAAAGCAAGATAGTTTTTGTGGAAATTCAGCTTCTTTTTGAAGTCCAGTGGGAAAAGGAATTTGATTATATTTTGTTAGTCAGTGCAGAAAAAGATACGCAGGTGAAACGTATTTTAAACAGGGACAGACGTAGTGAAGAAGAGGCTTTAAATATTATAAATTCACAGATGTCCTTGAATGAAAAGAAGAAACGAAGTGATTATATTATTGAAAATGACGGAAATATTCAGGATTTAGAAAAAAAAATTGATGAATTTTTGAAAAAAGTAGAATTTGAAAATAAAACAGAAAAAATTGAATGA
- the nadR gene encoding multifunctional transcriptional regulator/nicotinamide-nucleotide adenylyltransferase/ribosylnicotinamide kinase NadR: protein MKKIGIIIGKFFPLHIGHVNFIQRASGIVDRLYVVISYSDDADDLLTSNSRFVKEITPKDRLRFVKQTFKNQPNISSFLLDENNYSQQGDNWQEWATALKNEIEKRENLKNKKEIDWQNDVIFISNRDGDKEYNLKHFGSETKSIDKNYIEYNVNSKQIRENPSKYWKFLPREVREHLIPIITICGGESSGKSVMIDKLANVFNTTSAWEYGREYVFEKLGGDEESLQYSDYEKIVFGHQSNVLYAARNANKFALIDTDYIATLAFCLTYEKRDNPIVREFVQNYRFDLTILLENNVAWVNDGLRSIGDNDRREKFQNLLKKLYKEYNIQYITVKSSSYEKRYLACKHIIKAYLDGADNSQLQEIADTFI, encoded by the coding sequence ATGAAAAAAATAGGAATAATTATAGGAAAATTTTTTCCGCTTCACATCGGACATGTAAACTTTATTCAAAGAGCCAGCGGAATTGTAGACAGATTATACGTTGTTATCTCGTATTCCGATGATGCCGATGACTTGCTTACTTCTAATTCGCGTTTTGTAAAGGAAATCACACCAAAGGACAGATTACGTTTTGTAAAGCAGACATTTAAGAACCAACCTAACATCTCGTCCTTTTTGCTGGATGAAAATAACTATTCCCAGCAAGGCGACAACTGGCAGGAATGGGCAACAGCTTTAAAAAATGAAATTGAGAAAAGAGAAAATCTGAAAAATAAAAAGGAAATAGACTGGCAAAATGATGTAATTTTCATAAGCAATAGAGATGGGGACAAGGAATACAATCTAAAGCATTTTGGATCTGAAACTAAATCAATTGACAAAAATTATATTGAATACAACGTAAACTCAAAGCAAATACGTGAAAATCCAAGTAAATACTGGAAATTTTTACCACGTGAAGTAAGGGAGCATTTAATTCCCATTATTACAATTTGTGGAGGGGAAAGCAGTGGAAAAAGTGTAATGATAGACAAACTTGCAAATGTTTTTAATACAACTTCCGCTTGGGAATATGGACGTGAATATGTTTTTGAAAAATTAGGTGGAGATGAGGAGTCATTGCAATATTCTGACTACGAAAAAATCGTTTTTGGACATCAGTCAAATGTTTTGTATGCCGCTAGAAACGCCAATAAATTTGCATTAATTGATACAGATTATATCGCAACTCTGGCTTTTTGCCTAACTTATGAAAAACGGGACAATCCGATAGTTCGTGAATTCGTCCAAAATTACAGATTTGACTTGACGATTTTACTTGAAAACAATGTTGCTTGGGTAAATGATGGACTTCGTTCAATTGGCGATAACGATAGACGTGAAAAATTTCAGAATTTATTAAAGAAACTGTATAAAGAATACAATATTCAATATATTACAGTAAAATCAAGCAGCTATGAAAAAAGATATTTAGCTTGCAAGCATATTATAAAGGCATATTTAGACGGTGCTGATAATTCACAGCTTCAGGAAATAGCAGATACTTTTATATAA